Proteins from a genomic interval of Quercus lobata isolate SW786 chromosome 11, ValleyOak3.0 Primary Assembly, whole genome shotgun sequence:
- the LOC115969431 gene encoding protein DMR6-LIKE OXYGENASE 2-like produces MGEVDPAFIQEPEHRPRISYIEGEGFPLIDLAPLHSSNNVSAIEGLVKEVGKACKEWGFFQVINHGVPLEKRQKIDGDSRKFFEQSLEEKRKVRRTEKLVLGYYDTEHTKNVRDWKEVFDIAVEEPALIPASPDPDDKEITELYNQWPEYPPELRETCQDYGQEMVKLARKLFELIALSLGLPADRFHSFFKDHNSYIRLNHYPPCPTPELALGVGRHKDGGALTILAQDDVGGLEVKRKDGEWIRVKPTPDAYIVNVGDIIQVWSNDKYESVEHRAMVNPEKERFSVPFFFNPAHYTMIKPLEELTNEQNPAKYRAYSWGKFTASKRRSNFQKLNVENLQISHFRISD; encoded by the exons ATGGGAGAAGTTGATCCAGCTTTCATCCAAGAACCTGAACACAGGCCAAGAATCTCCTACATCGAAGGGGAAGGCTTCCCACTAATTGATCTTGCTCCATTACACTCCTCCAACAATGTTTCTGCCATCGAAGGCCTTGTTAAGGAGGTAGGCAAAGCATGCAAGGAGTGGGGGTTCTTCCAGGTGATCAACCATGGGGTGCCTTTGGAGAAGCGACAGAAAATTGATGGTGACTCGAGGAAATTCTTTGAGCAGAGTTTAGAGGAGAAGAGGAAGGTGAGGAGAACTGAGAAGTTAGTGTTGGGTTATTATGACACTGAGCATACTAAGAATGTTAGGGACTGGAAGGAGGTATTTGATATTGCTGTAGAGGAACCTGCTTTAATCCCTGCCTCGCCTGATCCTGATGACAAGGAAATCACTGAATTATATAATCAGTGGCCTGAGTACCCGCCTGAATTAAG GGAGACATGCCAAGACTATGGTCAAGAGATGGTAAAACTAGCTCGCAAGTTATTCGAACTTATAGCTCTGTCCCTAGGCTTGCCAGCAGATAGGTTCCACAGCTTCTTCAAAGATCACAACAGCTACATCCGACTAAATCACTATCCACCTTGCCCTACCCCTGAGTTAGCACTTGGTGTCGGTCGGCACAAGGATGGTGGTGCCTTAACCATCCTTGCCCAAGATGATGTTGGAGGATTGGAAGTGAAGCGGAAAGATGGAGAGTGGATTCGGGTCAAACCCACCCCAGATGCTTATATTGTCAATGTTGGTGACATTATTCAG GTTTGGAGTAATGACAAGTATGAGAGTGTGGAGCACAGGGCCATGGTGAACCCAGAGAAAGAAAGGTTCTCTGTTCCATTTTTCTTCAACCCGGCACACTACACCATGATTAAGCCCTTAGAAGAGCTAACAAACGAGCAAAACCCTGCTAAGTATAGGGCATACAGTTGGGGCAAGTTTACAGCTAGCAAAAGGCGCAGTAATTTCCAAAAACTTAATGTTGAAAATCTCCAAATTTCTCATTTTAGGATATCAGATTAA
- the LOC115966851 gene encoding uncharacterized protein LOC115966851, translating to MTNVQLVKGMKFLNSKVFRKALKEYVIQHYIDIKWKLNEKKKISVHCKNNCGWRCYASMVTRECTFEIKTINPNCTCPLTFQNGQVTSAYVANRSRKATRGLITGNEEAQHGLLRDYAEMIRRTDVGNKVILQIEMENENAEPKFKRMLDRCHLKGRFGGQLLSATAKDGNDNIFLVVMAVVEKENKDSWIWFLEQFADDIGKPEDLNLVFINDKQKGLLPAMETLFPTVKHRYCVKHIYNNFKVNHKGMELKSVLWRCASTTSVREFKRGIEHLKSLDKEAWKDLADIKPA from the exons ATGACAAATGTTCAGTTGGTAAAAGGGATGAAATTTCTAAACTCCAAGGTTTTTAGGAAGGCTTTAAAGGAGTATGTGATTCAGCATTACATTGATATCAAGTGGAAgttgaatgaaaagaagaagatttctgTACATTGTAAGAACAATTGTGGATGGAGGTGTTATGCCTCAATGGTGACTAGAGAGTGCACATTTGAGATCAAGACAATTAATCCTAATTGTACATGCCCTCTAACATTTCAAAATGGGCAAGTTACATCAGCCTATGTGGCAAACAG ATCAAGGAAGGCAACTAGGGGTTTGATCACTGGGAATGAAGAGGCTCAGCATGGCCTACTTAGAGATTATGCAGAAATGATAAGGAGGACAGATGTAGGAAACAAGGTGATATTGCAAATAGAGATGGAAAATGAGAATGCAGAACCCAAGTTTAAAAGGAT GTTGGATAGATGCCACCTGAAGGGTAGGTTTGGTGGGCAATTATTGTCTGCCACTGCCAAGGATGGAAATGACAATATATTCCTAGTGGTAATGGCTGTggttgagaaagagaataaGGATAGTTGGATTTGGTTCTTGGAGCAGTTTGCAGATGACATTGGCAAGCCAGAGGATCTCAATCTAGTATTCATCAATGACAAGCAGAAG GGCCTTCTACCTGCAATGGAGACTTTATTTCCAACTGTAAAGCACAGGTATTGTGTGAAGCACATATACAATAATTTCAAAGTTAACCACAAGGGCATGGAGTTGAAGAGTGTATTATGGAGGTGTGCTAGCACAACATCAGTCAGGGAATTTAAAAGGGGGATAGAGCATCTTAAGAGTTTGGATAAAGAAGCTTGGAAGGACCTTGCAGATATAAAGCCTGCATAG